A genomic window from Oscillospiraceae bacterium includes:
- a CDS encoding ribose-phosphate pyrophosphokinase, with protein MIYEETPSLPYGALGIIGMRGCEDMISRIDFYLTHWRSEDAQSVGQLTLDAAPPTSDEGRFQVRAACPRFNTGEGKALIRQSVRGYDLYILTDMFNYGVSYSMYNQVVPMSPDDHFQDLKRIIAAAGGKARRITVIMPMLYEGRQHRRFARESLDCALALQELTTMGVENIITFDAHDSRVQNAVPLKGFENVPPTYQMLKALFRAYPDLMVDKEHLMVVSPDEGGMARCIFYSSVLGVDLGMFYKRRDYTRMEHGRNPIVRHEFLGDNVAGKDIIVVDDMISSGDSILSIANILKSLGARRILVFCTFGLFCEGLSRFDEAYEKGVFDKVFTTNLIYRTDALKARPWYREVDMSKYISYIIDTLNYDRSISELLEPTMRIRRLLQSRRPVTAERPRA; from the coding sequence ATGATCTATGAAGAGACGCCTTCGCTGCCCTACGGAGCACTGGGAATTATTGGAATGCGTGGTTGCGAGGATATGATCTCCCGTATCGACTTTTATCTGACGCACTGGCGCTCGGAAGACGCCCAATCCGTGGGGCAGCTCACACTGGACGCGGCGCCGCCGACCTCCGACGAGGGCCGGTTTCAGGTGCGGGCCGCTTGTCCCCGGTTCAACACTGGCGAGGGCAAGGCGCTTATCCGGCAGTCGGTGCGTGGGTACGACCTGTATATCCTGACGGACATGTTCAATTACGGGGTCAGCTACTCCATGTACAACCAAGTGGTCCCGATGAGTCCGGACGACCACTTCCAGGACCTCAAGCGGATCATCGCGGCGGCCGGCGGGAAAGCCCGGCGCATCACGGTCATCATGCCCATGCTGTACGAGGGCCGCCAGCACCGCCGCTTCGCCCGCGAGTCGCTCGACTGCGCGCTGGCGCTGCAGGAGCTGACCACGATGGGTGTGGAAAACATCATCACCTTCGACGCCCACGACTCCCGCGTGCAAAACGCCGTGCCGCTCAAAGGGTTTGAGAATGTGCCGCCCACGTACCAGATGCTGAAGGCGCTTTTCAGGGCCTATCCGGATCTCATGGTGGACAAGGAGCATCTGATGGTGGTCTCCCCCGACGAGGGCGGCATGGCCCGATGCATCTTTTACTCGTCGGTGCTTGGCGTGGACCTCGGGATGTTTTATAAGCGGCGAGACTACACGCGCATGGAACATGGCCGCAACCCCATTGTGCGGCACGAATTTTTGGGTGATAACGTGGCGGGGAAGGATATCATCGTGGTGGACGACATGATTTCCTCCGGGGACTCCATCCTCAGCATCGCGAACATTTTGAAGTCGCTGGGCGCGCGCCGTATCCTGGTGTTTTGCACCTTCGGCCTCTTCTGCGAGGGGCTGTCCCGGTTTGACGAGGCGTATGAGAAGGGCGTCTTCGACAAGGTCTTCACCACAAATCTCATCTATCGCACCGATGCGTTGAAGGCGCGTCCCTGGTATCGGGAGGTGGACATGTCCAAGTACATCTCCTACATCATCGATACCCTCAACTACGACCGCTCTATCAGCGAGTTGCTGGAGCCGACCATGCGGATCCGCCGTCTGCTCCAGAGCCGCCGGCCTGTTACGGCCGAGCGGCCCCGCGCGTGA
- the rsmA gene encoding 16S rRNA (adenine(1518)-N(6)/adenine(1519)-N(6))-dimethyltransferase RsmA: protein MGGEDERLCDARYIRALLARYGFRFSRARGQNFLTADWVPRAIVRCAGLDGTQDVFEVGPGLGALTRPLARAARRVVAAEVDVSLRPVLAETLAGLGNVDVLWADVLTLDLPALVAAHFPGRRPVVCANLPYAVTTPVLTRLLGSGLFAALTVMVQKEVAQRLCADPGTPAYGAFSVYVGVHARPAIAFDVPPDAFLPRPRVTSSVVHMVCQKRPLRREDVFFRLVRAAFGQRRKTLQNALASALPLPKEELSALIASCGLAPSVRGETLGIPEFEALSDAVAAYAGPLLSRGEDAKGRP, encoded by the coding sequence ATGGGAGGAGAAGACGAGCGGCTGTGCGACGCGCGTTACATCCGCGCCCTGCTGGCCCGGTACGGGTTTCGTTTTTCCCGCGCGCGGGGGCAGAACTTCCTCACGGCGGACTGGGTGCCTCGGGCCATCGTACGGTGCGCAGGGCTGGACGGGACCCAAGACGTCTTTGAGGTGGGGCCCGGTTTGGGCGCGCTCACGCGCCCGCTGGCGCGGGCGGCCCGGCGCGTTGTGGCCGCCGAGGTGGATGTGTCGCTGCGGCCCGTGCTTGCCGAGACCCTGGCGGGGCTCGGCAATGTGGACGTGCTCTGGGCGGATGTGTTGACCCTGGACCTGCCGGCGCTGGTCGCCGCGCACTTTCCGGGCCGCCGCCCGGTGGTGTGCGCCAACCTCCCCTATGCCGTCACCACGCCGGTGCTCACGCGTCTGCTGGGGTCCGGGCTATTTGCGGCCCTGACGGTCATGGTGCAAAAAGAGGTGGCGCAGCGCCTGTGCGCCGACCCCGGCACGCCTGCGTACGGCGCTTTCTCTGTGTATGTGGGCGTCCATGCGCGCCCGGCCATTGCCTTCGACGTGCCGCCGGACGCGTTTTTGCCCCGGCCGCGCGTGACCTCCAGCGTCGTGCACATGGTCTGCCAAAAACGGCCGCTGCGCCGCGAGGATGTGTTTTTCCGGTTGGTGAGGGCCGCTTTCGGGCAGCGCCGCAAAACGCTGCAAAACGCGTTGGCGTCGGCCCTGCCGCTCCCGAAAGAGGAGCTGTCGGCGCTGATAGCCTCCTGCGGACTTGCGCCGTCGGTGCGGGGCGAGACGTTGGGGATACCGGAATTTGAGGCGCTTTCAGACGCCGTGGCGGCGTATGCGGGTCCGCTTTTGTCGCGGGGAGAAGACGCGAAAGGCCGACCCTGA
- a CDS encoding flagellar hook-length control protein FliK, protein MRIDASMSPVGRAPADAQEYGRFAAVGNVLEAEVLTAAGRQLTLRLPDGAVVSARSETVLQASPGDTLWLTVSGQSDGTLLVKAADGRPDARSLLHQWKAGQTPQNVRLVSAMLNAGLPPAERLFRWLASALVSIPDITPEQAVFLRAHNIPLDKQSVAFLNRMSRQDLMLGRQLIDLIDLLFPAADMAGRADAPLAGRAAVGQASASTGAANVLRGIAPGSATEAPPAVPETNPVPPAPAAAERISGGAVHREAISPHTAASLETEILAIFGRGAAADPAGGTGLPGVVNIDTLRAMIRAVANDPAAAPWPADRAEPAPPAAAAGAAVRPTGTMAVSEADADAAAPRPPAAPAPEGATAIGRIPADLARIVGTFGTAGTAGAAGTVKPLYVPEAAKTGMANGAARPPGAPDKTDAPPLRAALTGLFRDIRPEQADELPRAMDADLARRLLDTLHAAGEEAAARPPAERVQAEAALRDIAAGVRFTQQLGNFAAVVQWPVTLNGQETTAELYVFGDDGAHSRLDPKNATLFLSLNTAHMGRVEALVKVIGKHVECDFRLPSKEQADLARTASPKLGALLTGVGYRLTRSSFIQLLEPAAGPLAVAEARAFFDRRYRFDRQA, encoded by the coding sequence ATGAGGATCGATGCATCTATGTCGCCGGTCGGCCGGGCGCCGGCCGACGCGCAGGAATACGGCCGCTTTGCGGCTGTGGGCAACGTGCTGGAAGCAGAGGTGCTGACCGCCGCCGGGCGGCAGCTCACGCTCCGGCTGCCGGACGGAGCGGTTGTGTCGGCACGCAGTGAAACCGTCTTACAGGCGTCGCCCGGCGACACACTGTGGCTGACCGTCTCCGGGCAGTCCGACGGGACGCTTCTGGTAAAGGCGGCCGACGGGCGCCCCGACGCCCGTTCGCTGCTGCACCAGTGGAAAGCCGGGCAGACCCCTCAAAATGTGCGCCTGGTTTCGGCGATGCTGAACGCCGGTCTGCCGCCAGCGGAGCGTTTGTTCCGGTGGCTGGCCTCGGCCCTCGTCTCCATCCCCGACATCACCCCGGAACAGGCCGTGTTCCTGCGGGCGCACAACATCCCCCTCGACAAGCAGTCCGTCGCCTTTTTGAACCGGATGAGCCGGCAGGACCTGATGCTCGGCCGGCAGCTCATCGATCTGATCGATCTGCTTTTTCCCGCCGCGGACATGGCCGGCCGCGCGGACGCACCTCTGGCCGGACGCGCCGCGGTCGGCCAGGCGTCCGCCAGTACGGGCGCCGCGAACGTGCTTCGAGGCATCGCGCCCGGATCTGCGACAGAGGCGCCGCCGGCCGTGCCGGAGACAAACCCTGTACCGCCCGCACCGGCCGCGGCCGAGCGTATCTCAGGCGGCGCGGTCCACCGGGAGGCCATTTCCCCGCACACGGCGGCTTCACTTGAGACAGAGATCCTCGCCATCTTCGGCCGCGGCGCCGCGGCCGATCCGGCCGGGGGCACCGGGCTGCCCGGGGTGGTAAACATCGACACCCTGCGCGCGATGATCCGCGCGGTGGCAAACGACCCGGCCGCGGCGCCGTGGCCGGCCGATAGGGCCGAGCCAGCCCCGCCGGCAGCGGCCGCCGGGGCAGCGGTCCGGCCGACCGGAACCATGGCCGTATCTGAGGCGGACGCGGACGCCGCCGCCCCACGCCCGCCTGCGGCCCCGGCGCCGGAGGGCGCGACAGCGATCGGGCGCATCCCGGCCGATCTGGCCCGTATCGTCGGCACATTTGGGACCGCCGGGACCGCCGGCGCCGCCGGGACCGTCAAGCCTCTCTATGTGCCCGAGGCAGCCAAGACAGGTATGGCAAACGGCGCCGCCAGGCCGCCAGGGGCTCCGGACAAAACAGACGCCCCCCCCCTGCGCGCGGCGCTGACCGGACTCTTTCGAGACATCCGGCCGGAACAGGCCGACGAACTGCCCCGCGCGATGGATGCGGATCTGGCCCGGCGTCTCCTCGACACGCTGCACGCCGCGGGCGAGGAAGCCGCCGCCCGCCCGCCCGCCGAACGGGTGCAGGCGGAGGCGGCGCTGCGAGACATTGCCGCCGGCGTGCGCTTCACGCAACAGCTCGGCAACTTCGCAGCCGTGGTCCAATGGCCGGTCACGCTGAACGGGCAAGAGACGACGGCCGAACTGTACGTCTTCGGCGACGACGGCGCGCACAGCCGGCTCGACCCAAAAAACGCCACATTGTTTCTCTCCCTCAACACCGCCCACATGGGGCGTGTGGAGGCGCTTGTCAAAGTCATCGGGAAGCATGTGGAGTGCGACTTTCGGCTGCCGTCAAAGGAACAGGCCGATCTGGCGCGGACCGCCTCCCCGAAGCTCGGCGCCCTGCTCACGGGCGTCGGATATCGGTTGACCCGCTCCTCCTTCATTCAGCTGCTGGAGCCCGCCGCCGGCCCTCTGGCCGTGGCGGAGGCCCGGGCGTTCTTCGACCGGCGCTACCGCTTCGACCGGCAGGCCTGA
- a CDS encoding EscU/YscU/HrcU family type III secretion system export apparatus switch protein — translation MTRWKERPLRREAAALQFDAEHDDAPRVVAAGRGLTAARIVDTARAHEVPVHMDPELAHTLNEIGLGREIPPELYAVVAQILLFVCDMDRRLGADGTRTGPADTR, via the coding sequence ATGACCCGGTGGAAAGAGCGACCGCTGCGCAGGGAGGCGGCCGCCCTGCAGTTCGACGCGGAACACGACGACGCGCCGCGCGTGGTGGCCGCCGGACGCGGGCTCACGGCGGCGCGCATCGTCGACACGGCGCGCGCCCACGAGGTCCCCGTCCACATGGACCCGGAACTGGCGCACACTTTGAACGAGATCGGCCTCGGACGGGAAATCCCGCCCGAACTCTACGCCGTCGTGGCGCAGATCCTGCTCTTTGTCTGCGACATGGACCGGAGACTGGGGGCGGACGGGACGCGGACGGGACCCGCGGATACGCGCTGA
- the dnaX gene encoding DNA polymerase III subunit gamma/tau, which produces MYKALYRKWRPLVFADVVGQRHVTETLKNECMAGRLSHAYLFTGTRGTGKTTCAKILARAVNCEAPVAGDPCNRCPSCLGILNGSVLDVVEMDAASHTGVDNIRALREELVYTPAAVKRRVYIIDEVHMLSSGAFNALLTVLEEPPPHVLFILATTEMHKVPATILSRCQRFAFRRIAPADIGARLRAVAAGEGFSLTGEAALLLTRLADGSLRDALSLLDQCVTAGPTQVDESAVCDALGLAGLTQISDLAAAVAAREAARALSLFADLVAAGRDMASVLDELCVLLRDLLLSAYTSDLPSLSGIEIDGAAAQSLAAQFGRARLLSAIAFIQEAQGLMARGGNRRVDMELCLLRLCDERLSGDATALEARVAALEQTLGAHPTPAVGYGPRPEAGPTAPSPTAAGAAAPAAVPAAETGGAKTIDTKTRDTEASGVKAGPAEADAAEAPADFAAMFLQALGGEISLFSAALLRGAHFTVRAHELLIAVEAHELERLRDKGLLDTLARVAAHVLGHPVEITVSTGLPPSPAADRLEALLRRGEGVIRVEP; this is translated from the coding sequence GTGTACAAGGCGCTGTATCGGAAATGGCGGCCGCTCGTGTTCGCCGACGTAGTCGGCCAGCGGCATGTCACCGAGACCCTGAAAAACGAGTGTATGGCCGGGCGGCTGTCACACGCCTACCTGTTCACCGGCACGCGGGGGACAGGCAAGACGACGTGCGCCAAAATCCTCGCCCGGGCCGTCAACTGCGAGGCGCCCGTGGCGGGCGACCCCTGCAACCGATGCCCCTCCTGCCTCGGCATTTTAAACGGCAGCGTCTTGGACGTCGTCGAGATGGACGCCGCCTCCCATACGGGGGTGGACAACATCCGCGCGCTGCGGGAAGAGCTGGTCTACACGCCCGCCGCCGTGAAGCGCCGGGTGTATATCATCGACGAGGTCCATATGCTGTCCTCCGGGGCGTTCAACGCGCTTCTCACGGTGCTGGAGGAACCGCCGCCCCACGTGCTATTCATCCTGGCCACCACCGAGATGCACAAGGTACCAGCCACCATCTTGTCCCGCTGTCAACGTTTCGCCTTCCGCCGCATCGCCCCCGCCGACATCGGAGCGCGGCTGCGCGCGGTGGCCGCCGGAGAAGGTTTCTCCCTCACCGGGGAAGCCGCGCTGCTGCTGACCCGGCTGGCGGACGGATCTTTGCGCGACGCGCTGTCGCTGCTGGACCAGTGCGTCACCGCCGGGCCGACCCAAGTGGACGAGTCGGCCGTCTGCGATGCGCTCGGGTTGGCGGGCCTCACACAGATTTCCGATCTGGCCGCCGCCGTGGCCGCACGGGAGGCCGCGCGGGCGCTGTCCCTCTTCGCCGATCTCGTGGCGGCCGGACGAGACATGGCCTCGGTGTTGGACGAGCTCTGTGTGCTGCTGCGGGATCTGCTGCTGTCGGCGTACACCTCGGATCTGCCGTCCCTGTCCGGGATCGAGATCGACGGAGCCGCCGCGCAGTCCCTCGCGGCGCAGTTCGGGCGGGCCCGGCTGCTGTCGGCGATCGCCTTCATCCAGGAGGCGCAGGGGCTGATGGCGCGCGGCGGCAACCGGCGCGTGGACATGGAACTCTGTCTGTTGCGGCTTTGTGACGAGCGTCTCTCGGGCGACGCGACGGCGCTGGAAGCCCGCGTGGCGGCCCTGGAACAGACGCTCGGCGCACACCCGACGCCGGCGGTCGGCTACGGTCCGCGGCCGGAGGCGGGGCCCACGGCGCCTTCCCCGACGGCCGCCGGGGCGGCGGCGCCCGCGGCCGTACCGGCCGCGGAGACGGGCGGCGCAAAGACCATCGACACAAAGACGCGCGACACGGAGGCAAGCGGCGTGAAGGCAGGCCCTGCGGAGGCAGACGCCGCGGAGGCGCCGGCGGATTTCGCCGCCATGTTTTTGCAGGCGCTTGGGGGAGAGATCTCCCTGTTTTCCGCCGCGCTGCTGCGCGGGGCGCACTTCACCGTCCGGGCTCACGAACTGCTCATCGCCGTCGAGGCGCACGAGTTGGAACGCCTGCGGGACAAAGGCCTGCTCGACACGCTGGCCCGTGTGGCGGCGCATGTCCTCGGGCATCCGGTGGAGATCACCGTTTCCACGGGCCTGCCGCCGTCCCCGGCGGCTGACCGGCTGGAGGCACTGCTCCGCCGGGGCGAGGGCGTGATCCGGGTCGAACCTTGA
- a CDS encoding YbaB/EbfC family nucleoid-associated protein, which yields MAKHFQGGGMGGANMMKQMQKMQQDMLRVQEEIEAKIFTASAGGGAVTAAADGKRQLLSVTLQPDVVDPEDIEMLQDLIVAAVGEALHMAEDEMSQAMQRFTGGLRLPF from the coding sequence ATGGCCAAACATTTTCAGGGCGGCGGCATGGGCGGCGCCAATATGATGAAACAGATGCAAAAAATGCAGCAGGATATGTTGCGCGTTCAGGAGGAGATCGAGGCCAAGATCTTCACGGCGTCCGCGGGCGGCGGCGCCGTGACCGCCGCGGCCGACGGCAAGCGGCAGCTCCTGTCGGTGACACTGCAGCCGGACGTCGTCGACCCGGAGGACATCGAGATGCTCCAGGACCTCATCGTAGCGGCGGTGGGCGAGGCGCTTCACATGGCCGAAGACGAGATGTCCCAGGCGATGCAGCGCTTCACAGGCGGCCTTCGCCTGCCGTTTTGA
- the recR gene encoding recombination mediator RecR: METLIDQFARLPGIGRKSAARLAFHVLSLPASDVEAFADTLREARRAIGCCRVCQNLSDSEICPICQSGHRTPSVICVVADPRDVAALERTREFKGRYHVLHGVISPMSHMGPDDIRIAELVGRVSAGGIEEVIMATNPDTEGEATALYIARLLRPFSVHITRLAYGIPVGGHLEYADEITLARALEGRRAL, encoded by the coding sequence ATGGAAACACTCATCGACCAGTTCGCGCGCCTGCCCGGCATCGGACGCAAATCGGCCGCGCGGCTGGCGTTTCATGTCCTGTCCCTGCCTGCCTCGGACGTCGAGGCGTTTGCCGATACCCTCCGGGAGGCGCGGCGGGCCATCGGTTGCTGCCGCGTGTGCCAGAACCTCTCCGACAGCGAGATCTGCCCCATCTGCCAAAGCGGGCACCGCACGCCGTCTGTCATCTGCGTGGTGGCGGACCCGCGCGACGTGGCGGCGCTGGAGCGCACCCGGGAATTCAAGGGGCGCTACCACGTGCTGCACGGCGTGATCTCGCCGATGAGCCACATGGGGCCGGACGACATCCGCATCGCGGAACTCGTTGGGCGGGTGAGCGCGGGCGGCATCGAGGAAGTCATCATGGCGACCAACCCCGACACCGAGGGCGAGGCGACGGCGCTGTACATCGCGCGCCTGCTGCGCCCCTTCTCTGTGCATATCACGCGGCTGGCCTACGGCATCCCCGTGGGCGGGCACTTGGAGTACGCCGACGAAATCACGCTGGCCCGCGCGCTGGAGGGACGCCGGGCTCTCTGA